The window GATACCAGCGTTTCTTTCACGGCAGACTGATTTGCTCATAGAGGCTGCGAAAACAAAAAAGATTGTGAATATAAAAAAGGGGCAGTTTTTAGCGCCGTGGGATATAAAGAATGCAATTGAGAAGATTAAATCAGCAGGAAATGAGCGGATAATCTTAACAGAGAGGGGAGTTTCATTTGGTTATAACAACCTTGTTGTTGACTTCAGGAGTATCCCGATAATGAGGGAAACAGGCTATCCTGTGGTATTTGATGCAACCCATAGCATTCAACTTCCGGGGGGCAAGGGGTCATCATCAGGCGGAGAAAGGGAGATGGTTTCCTATCTTGCAAGGGCAGCAATTGCGGTTGGTATAGATGGACTATTTTTAGAGGTTCATCCAGAACCTGAAAAGGCATTGTGCGATGGTCCGAATTCATTAAAACTCAATGACCTGCCGGAATTCTTGCGGCAAATAAAGGAATTGGATGATGTGGTAAAGAAATAATGTAGTTGCCCAATTTATTGGGCGTATTGTAACTCAAGGCTTTAGAGCCTGTTGACAAACCATTTTTCTGTCATTCCCGAGGTTTTTATCCCCGATAGAAACATTCGGGGACGAATCCAGTTCCTATAAATGGATTCCCGCTTTCGCGGGAATGACGACTTTGGGGTTCAATTCAGACTTTGTCAACAGGCTCTTTAGCCTTGATTGTATCAAACCTGAAGGTTTGAGTTACAGACGCCGATAAATCGGCAAACTACTTTAACCTTTTAACTTAAACATCAAAATAAAAATATCTTTATGAACACCATAGACATTGCAAAAAAAGTTTTTGACATTGAGGCGGATGCAATAAAAGGCTTGTCCGACAGGTTAGGCGCAGATTTTGAAAGGGCAGTTGATATTATCCTCAAGACCACAGGCAAGGTTGTTGTTACAGGCATAGGAAAGAGCGGACTTATCTGCAAGAAGATAGCATCCACATTTTCATCCACTGGCACACCTGCATTTTTTCTTCATCCTGCCGAAGGCATTCACGGTGATTTGGGCATGCTAGCAAGAAACGATATAGTTA is drawn from Deltaproteobacteria bacterium and contains these coding sequences:
- the kdsA gene encoding 3-deoxy-8-phosphooctulonate synthase, with protein sequence MKTINIGNVKIGGNLPFVLIAGPCVIENLSATLLIADKLIEITNKLNIPLIFKASYDKANRTSVKSYRGPGLKKGLEILNKVKKKFNVPILTDAHCKDDVKRVSEVADVIQIPAFLSRQTDLLIEAAKTKKIVNIKKGQFLAPWDIKNAIEKIKSAGNERIILTERGVSFGYNNLVVDFRSIPIMRETGYPVVFDATHSIQLPGGKGSSSGGEREMVSYLARAAIAVGIDGLFLEVHPEPEKALCDGPNSLKLNDLPEFLRQIKELDDVVKK